One segment of Nostoc piscinale CENA21 DNA contains the following:
- a CDS encoding NUDIX hydrolase, whose amino-acid sequence MNVLAFFGAFVQSIRGLWRYGQTVLGIIFRHPITGTSIIPILPDGRIVLIRRRDNGLWSLPGGMVDWGEDIPSTVERELIEETGLELVTIKRLVGVYSAPDRDPRIHSICVVVEAEVKGEMEIQDALEVLEIQAFSPSALPTGPMSHDHSRQLKDYLNGLTTLA is encoded by the coding sequence TTGAACGTTCTGGCTTTTTTTGGAGCATTTGTCCAGTCTATACGTGGTTTATGGCGCTATGGACAAACAGTATTAGGTATTATTTTTCGTCATCCTATTACTGGTACAAGTATTATTCCGATATTACCTGATGGTCGAATTGTCTTAATTCGCCGACGGGATAATGGTCTTTGGTCATTACCAGGGGGAATGGTGGACTGGGGAGAAGATATTCCCAGTACAGTCGAACGAGAATTGATAGAGGAAACAGGACTGGAATTAGTAACGATTAAACGTTTAGTAGGTGTTTATTCTGCACCAGACAGAGATCCTCGCATTCATTCGATTTGCGTTGTGGTGGAAGCCGAAGTCAAAGGAGAAATGGAAATTCAAGATGCTTTAGAAGTCTTGGAAATTCAAGCTTTTTCTCCGAGTGCTTTACCAACAGGGCCAATGTCCCATGACCATTCTCGACAGCTAAAGGACTACTTAAACGGCTTGACAACACTGGCGTAA